In the genome of Mycosarcoma maydis chromosome 21, whole genome shotgun sequence, one region contains:
- a CDS encoding uncharacterized protein (related to LSP1 - primary component of eisosomes), with product MSFLKKAQQHVAHTSKLPALGNQDLRQLQDVITSEKSFIQSNTKTAADFKKNAEAIKAWSAEEGADLNDVVGKVSLLYDHYAASQNRLNAHLGTVRLHFKSIRTREEALADLKSRKRSLGSDIEKVERKLAKMGPENKELMKVTAQLKEMRGEMEALHVEVINENAAIGDFKRRTVKEALGIKSGALLEMAEKITILAEISKLMLEEVPLQPTRPGMPRAEYHSFAKTESLLQQATRAIADVGFNPIGPSSGIPRFGDMTLADTTADVSRDLSHSYANPDGDVYLDSAAHGPVGDVDPDTGYNPSANRMSSHDQDTAHTPIYAQHASRSQWAHDSADADGSAEHPIPDASTTEWAQSSFDRGDASTASAAAAAAMAATAGADLNAVPGHGDPNQFDAGFLMQNSQSHSGSTGGLASAAGQNQYGSNRNSTSYQSAQGGHGTTEAPLADRVASTEGGHLTDAAYDGYTATSAAQNHGDTSNGAGSTLGAPMLPPLRTATPLNGSTSAAQATVASPTSYAGNNATDDSAYFQSIGSTRAMQEAVRRPTSPPQGANRVSSYGGLGAGVSAQPAGAGAGAGAGAGEGKKVTAAAFRRGFSRNASSQVNLSTPAASSTSTANSMPDDVQAQQPWSSSATSANPLPQPPNLHSNMTTPLPPGAYLSSTTPDGSEHSVPPLHIQKRHSNSHNALGAAAAAGTPTNMQGRRYSNELYVSGSEHPAPPYAGDSHPHPHPHPHSHTPTPNSHYAEYAAPPPPGYGYA from the coding sequence ATGTCGTTCCTCAAAAAGGCACAACAGCATGTTGCGCACACCTCCAAACTTCCAGCGCTTGGAAACCAGGACCTCAGACAGCTTCAAGATGTGATTACCTCGGAAAAGAGCTTCATCCAGTCCAACACAAAAACCGCAGCCGATTTCAAAAAGAATGCAGAAGCCATCAAGGCGTGGTCGGCAGAAGAAGGTGCCGATCTTAACGACGTCGTAGGAAAGGTCTCTCTGCTTTACGACCACTACGCTGCTTCGCAAAACCGTCTGAATGCGCATCTTGGCACCGTTCGTCTACATTTCAAGTCGATCCGTACTCGAGAAGAGGCGCTCGCCGATCTCAAGAGTCGCAAACGCTCGCTCGGCTCCGACATTGAGAAGGTCGAACGCAAATTGGCAAAAATGGGTCCAGAGAATAAAGAATTGATGAAAGTCACTGCTCAGCTCAAGGAGATGCGCGGCGAGATGGAAGCCCTACACGTTGAAGTCATCAACGAGAACGCTGCCATCGGCGACTTCAAGAGACGCACAGTCAAAGAGGCGCTCGGAATCAAGTCTGGCGCActgctcgagatggccgaAAAAATCACCATCCTTGCTGAAATCTCCAAGCTCATGCTCGAAGAAGTGCCTTTGCAGCCCACTCGACCCGGCATGCCTCGCGCAGAATACCACAGCTTTGCCAAGACCGAATCGCTGCTCCAGCAAGCAACTCGTGCCATCGCAGACGTCGGTTTCAATCCCATTGGTCCATCCTCAGGCATCCCTCGCTTTGGTGACATGACGCTGGCAGACACTACCGCAGACGTCTCGCGAGATCTGAGCCACTCGTACGCGAATCCAGATGGCGACGTCTATCTTGATTCCGCCGCACATGGCCCTGTTGGTGATGTGGATCCGGACACCGGCTACAATCCTTCTGCAAACCGCATGTCCAGCCACGACCAGGACACTGCACACACTCCCATCTACGCCCAACACGCTTCTCGATCGCAGTGGGCGCACGATAgcgccgatgccgacggTAGTGCCGAACATCCCATCCCCGACGCGTCCACCACCGAATGGGCGCAGTCGAGCTTCGACCGTGGTGACGCCTCAACAGCTTCGGCTGCGGCCGCTGCGGCTATGGCGGCTACTGCGGGTGCTGATCTGAACGCTGTTCCCGGTCATGGTGATCCCAACCAGTTCGATGCAGGGTTCCTCATGCAGAACAGTCAATCTCACTCGGGCTCCACTGGTGGTCTTGCTTCGGCTGCTGGTCAGAACCAGTACGGCTCCAACAGGAACAGCACCAGCTACCAGAGTGCCCAGGGGGGCCATGGCACCACCGAAGCACCACTGGCTGATCGCGTCGCTTCCACGGAAGGTGGTCATCTGACTGACGCTGCTTACGATGGCTATACCGCCACCAGTGCAGCGCAAAATCACGGCGACACGTCCAACGGTGCCGGCAGCACGCTGGGTGCACCCATGCTGCCGCCTCTGCGCACCGCGACTCCGCTGAATGGCTCGACAAGCGCAGCGCAGGCCACGGTGGCATCGCCGACCTCGTACGCCGGCAACAATGCGACCGATGATTCGGCATATTTCCAGTCGATCGGGAGCACGCGTGCGATGCAGGAGGCAGTGCGACGGCCCACGTCGCCACCTCAGGGTGCGAACCGCGTGTCGTCGTATGGAGGGCTTGGAGCTGGAGTTTCGGCGCAGCCAGCGGGCGCGGGAGCGGGAGCgggagcaggagcaggcgAGGGCAAGAAAGTGACGGCGGCTGCTTTCCGTCGCGGTTTCTCGCGCAACGCATCGAGCCAGGTCAACCTGTCGACACctgcagcatcgagcacgagcacggCTAACTCGATGCCCGACGACGTGCAAGCGCAACAGCCAtggtcatcgtcggcgacgTCTGCCAACCCGCTTCCTCAACCGCCGAACTTGCACTCGAACATGACCACACCCTTACCGCCCGGAGCGTACCTGTCATCGACCACGCCGGACGGCTCAGAGCATAGCGTGCCACCGCTACACATTCAAAAGCGGCACTCGAACTCACACAACGCGCTCggcgctgccgctgccgcaGGCACGCCCACTAACATGCAGGGCAGAAGGTACAGCAATGAGCTCTATGTAAGCGGAAGTGAGCATCCGGCGCCACCGTACGCTGGAGATTCACACCCGCACCCGCACCCGCACCCGCACTCGCACACCCCCACCCCCAACTCGCACTATGCTGAATACGCAGCACCCCCTCCCCCCGGCTATGGCTACGCGTAA
- a CDS encoding uncharacterized protein (related to NIPSNAP protein) translates to MTASIAGRGLRAATRGWSAKALAQPAAVTPVQSRSLIIPSRPVLTDQSRAEKPSEKEDSQPKQSLLKSLLHGSDKAKAEGVTTQSHSMQVARGKYIHEIQRQSVSPAHASEYRTLIAEYFPKLAEKGLPMRLTGSWEVIVGDLETFYHIWEYDGYAGYDKAESALRSDRDFQELTKRLQPLLSNRSNWLTQEFSFWPSSPPRTTNGLYELRTYHLKPGHLLEWEQHWRRGLEARRKFVEPIGAWFTQIGGLHTVFHIWEYPSLEERKKTRDMAWQVETWNDTVSQTVKLIDKMHAQIMRPLAFSPLK, encoded by the coding sequence ATGACTGCCTCGAtcgctggacgaggtcTACGAGCCGCCACTCGAGGCTGGTCCGCAAAAGCACTCGCGCAACCTGCAGCTGTCACGCCTGTACAGTCGCGATCGCTCATCATTCCGTCGCGTCCTGTCTTGACCGATCAGAGTCGCGCAGAAAAGCCGTCGGAGAAGGAGGATTCTCAGCCCAAACAAAGCTTGCTCAAGTCACTGCTGCATGGCTCGGACAAGGCGAAAGCGGAAGGTGTTACCACGCAATCTCACTCGATGCAAGTGGCTCGAGGCAAGTACATCCACGAAATCCAGCGTCAATCCGTCTCTCCGGCGCATGCAAGCGAGTACCGCACGCTGATCGCCGAATACTTTCCCAAGTTGGCCGAAAAGGGTTTACCCATGCGTCTGACCGGAAGCTGGGAAGTGATCGTCGGCGACTTGGAGACCTTCTACCACATCTGGGAGTACGACGGTTACGCCGGCTACGACAAGGCCGAATCCGCGCTGCGTTCCGATCGCGACTTTCAGGAGCTCACCAAGCGTCTGCAACCGTTGCTCTCGAATCGATCCAATTGGCTCACCCAGGAATTCTCCTTCTGGCCCTCTTCGCCTCCTCGCACCACTAACGGTCTCTACGAGCTGCGAACCTATCACCTCAAGCCAGGCCACCTGTTGGAGTGGGAACAGCACTGGCGACGCGGGTTGGAGGCAAGGAGAAAGTTTGTTGAGCCCATCGGCGCTTGGTTCACCCAGATCGGCGGTCTGCATACCGTCTTTCACATCTGGGAGTATCCCAGTTTGGAGGAGAGGAAGAAAACAAGAGATATGGCTTGGCAGGTAGAGACGTGGAACGACACGGTCAGCCAGACAGTCAAGCTGATCGACAAGATGCACGCACAGATCATGCGGCCACTTGCTTTTAGCCCTCTCAAGTGA
- a CDS encoding uncharacterized protein (related to Aromatic-L-amino-acid decarboxylase), which yields MDIEGFRKAGYAAVDRICDYYASLSTLPVSSAVAPGFLSHSIPSDPPNDPEEWETIDSDYHSIIMPGITHWQHPNFYAYFPCNASFPGAIADLYCAAISNPGFNWSVSPSVTELEILMVDWVARMLGLDEQWLSTSKSGTGGGVILGSASEVALTVAIAARERCIRILADRFPMPMPTTAQTTHVDGERANEVVQGQSVYVEPEPNLALHSKSAAGAAAQVREPSTVRANTSVAQWRAKLTSQLVVYGTTQTHSIAAKAALILGLEFRALHVAAPHYSLDAATLSQALREDMQQGRIPFLLIATIGTTSSGAVDHLSEIVEVVHQYPTLWLHVDAAYAGVCLSLPELRSAMHLGAINSGKVDSFSTNLHKWGLVQFDCSPVFLRDRGHFSRALTITPEYLRTKHGDAGDVLDLRNLQISLGRRFRSLKIWFVLRSYGVSGFQQHLRSTIELAHCFETLVRQDKSRLFQIVAPPRWALVVFRLKPPHDQQDVQQSERLDSLNLLFWQQLQQLTAEFVLTQTKLPGIGICLRFVVGSPQTRLHHVESTWNRISQTALKTWAKFNDTSTAS from the coding sequence ATGGATATCGAAGGATTCCGCAAAGCGGGCTACGCAGCCGTCGATCGGATCTGCGACTACTATGCGTcgctctcgacgctgccggTCTCGTCAGCTGTCGCTCCTGGATTTCTGTCGCATTCGATCCCATCGGATCCTCCCAACGATCCGGAAGAATGGGAGACAATCGATTCGGACTACCACTCGATCATCATGCCCGGCATCACGCACTGGCAACATCCCAACTTTTACGCTTACTTTCCCTGCAACGCCTCGTTCCCCGGTGCGATCGCCGATCTGTACTGCGCGGCCATCAGCAACCCAGGCTTCAACTGGAGTGTCTCGCCCTCAGTaaccgagctcgagatcctcATGGTCGATTGGGTCGCCAGAATGTTGGGTTTGGACGAGCAGTGGCTGAGtacgagcaagagcggcaCAGGTGGTGGTGTGATCTTGGGTAGCGCAAGCGAGGTGGCGTTGACCGTGGCCATCGCTGCTAGAGAGAGATGTATCAGGATCTTAGCAGATCGATttccgatgccgatgccaacgACTGCACAAACGACGCAtgtggatggcgagcgtgcCAACGAGGTGGTGCAAGGACAAAGTGTGTATGTGGAACCAGAACCAAACCTGGCTTTACACAGCAAGAGCgcagctggagctgcagcgcaGGTGCGAGAGCCATCGACGGTGCGAGCCAACACGAGCGTGGCGCAGTGGCGTGCCAAGCTCACATCGCAACTCGTTGTCTACGGTACCACGCAAACGCACAGCATTGCCGCCAAAGCGGCTCTCATCCTCGGCCTCGAATTCCGCGCGCTACACGTCGCAGCTCCACACTACTCTCTGGACGCCGCCACTCTCTCGCAAGCACTGCGAGAGGATATGCAACAGGGGCGCATACCGTTTCTGTTGATCGCCACCATCggcaccacctcgtcggGCGCGGTGGACCACCTCTCGGAAATCGTCGAGGTAGTGCATCAGTATCCAACACTGTGGCTTCACGTTGACGCAGCGTATGCGGGCGTGTGTCTGTCGCTCCCCGAACTGCGCTCCGCGATGCACCTGGGCGCGATCAACAGTGGCAAAGTGGACAGCTTCAGCACCAACCTTCACAAGTGGGGGTTGGTGCAATTCGACTGTTCGCCCGTTTTTCTTCGAGATCGTGGACATTTCTCGCGCGCACTTACCATCACACCGGAATACCTGCGCACCAAACACGGCGATGCAGGCGacgtgctcgatctgcgcaacCTCCAGATCTCGCTCGGAAGACGATTCCGAAGTCTCAAGATCTGGTTCGTCCTCCGCTCCTACGGCGTCAGCGGGTTTCAGCAACATCTGCGCTCCACCATCGAGCTCGCACATTGTTTCGAAACATTGGTACGACAAGACAAGTCGCGCCTGTTCCAGATCGTCGCGCCTCCAAGGTGGGCGTTGGTAGTCTTCCGACTCAAACCCCCGCACGACCAACAAGACGTCCAGCAGAGCGAGCGCTTGGACAGCTTGAACCTCCTCTTTTGGCAACAACTGCAACAGTTGACAGCCGAATTCGTTCTCACCCAGACCAAGCTGCCCGGCATAGGCATCTGTCTGAGGTTTGTCGTAGGAAGTCCACAGACCAGGCTCCACCATGTCGAGAGCACGTGGAACCGGATCAGCCAAACTGCATTAAAGACGTGGGCCAAATTCAACGACACCTCAACAGCCTCTTAG